One part of the Mycolicibacterium aromaticivorans JS19b1 = JCM 16368 genome encodes these proteins:
- the nhaA gene encoding Na+/H+ antiporter NhaA, which yields MVADRKPYLARALFARGSWSETSRVSTILRRETVGGALLLAAAAIALIWANSPWSAAYHRLGEFHVGTDRLGLHLDLTLGGWAADGLLAIFFFVVGLELKREFVAGDLRDPGRAALPIAAAVGGMVVPAVIFVSFTFGEGGGAARGWAIPTATDIAFAVAVLAVLSTHLPGALRTFLLTLAVVDDLLAITVIAVFYTEKINLTALLVALIPLALFTVLVQRRIRSWWLLIPLAALTWAFVHESGVHATVAGVLLGFAVPVLRSEAAGGPEAGPGLAEHFEHRIRPVSAGFAVPVFAFFAAGVTFGGYDGLITALSDPIAMGIVAALVVGKTVGVFGTTWVLAAVTRARLDSALRWVDVFGMSMLAGIGFTVSLLIGELAYDPGSERQDVVKVAVLSGSLLAALLASVVLRLRNRHYRLVWELENRDLDHDGVPDIYESGQD from the coding sequence CTGGTGGCCGACCGCAAGCCGTATCTCGCCCGCGCGCTGTTCGCCCGGGGATCGTGGTCGGAGACATCGCGGGTCAGCACGATCCTGCGCAGGGAGACCGTCGGCGGCGCGCTGCTGCTGGCGGCTGCGGCAATCGCCCTGATCTGGGCGAACTCACCGTGGTCGGCGGCCTACCACCGGCTGGGCGAATTCCACGTCGGCACCGACCGGCTGGGCCTGCACCTTGATCTGACGCTGGGCGGTTGGGCGGCCGACGGGCTGTTGGCGATCTTCTTCTTCGTCGTCGGGCTCGAACTCAAGCGCGAATTCGTCGCAGGCGATCTGCGTGATCCCGGTCGCGCCGCGTTGCCGATCGCCGCCGCGGTGGGCGGCATGGTGGTGCCGGCAGTGATCTTCGTCTCCTTCACGTTCGGTGAAGGAGGCGGCGCGGCGCGGGGGTGGGCCATCCCGACGGCGACCGACATCGCGTTCGCGGTCGCGGTGCTTGCCGTGCTGTCCACCCACCTGCCGGGGGCGCTGCGCACGTTCCTGCTCACGCTCGCCGTCGTCGACGACCTGCTGGCGATCACGGTGATCGCGGTGTTCTACACCGAGAAGATCAATCTCACCGCGTTGCTGGTCGCCCTGATCCCGTTGGCGCTGTTCACAGTGCTGGTACAACGCCGGATCCGGTCATGGTGGCTGCTGATCCCATTGGCCGCGCTCACCTGGGCGTTTGTTCACGAGTCCGGGGTGCACGCGACGGTTGCGGGGGTGCTGCTCGGTTTCGCGGTGCCGGTCCTGCGTAGCGAAGCGGCCGGCGGTCCGGAGGCCGGCCCCGGGCTCGCCGAGCATTTCGAGCACCGGATACGCCCGGTGTCGGCGGGGTTCGCGGTGCCGGTGTTCGCGTTCTTCGCCGCCGGTGTCACGTTCGGCGGCTATGACGGTTTGATAACGGCGCTGTCCGATCCGATCGCGATGGGCATCGTCGCCGCGCTGGTGGTCGGCAAGACGGTCGGGGTGTTCGGGACCACGTGGGTGCTGGCCGCGGTGACTCGCGCCCGGCTCGACTCGGCTTTGCGCTGGGTCGACGTGTTCGGCATGTCGATGCTGGCCGGGATCGGGTTCACGGTGTCGCTGCTGATCGGCGAATTGGCTTACGATCCGGGTTCCGAACGCCAGGATGTGGTCAAGGTCGCAGTGCTGTCAGGAAGTTTGCTGGCCGCTCTGCTCGCTTCGGTCGTGCTCCGCCTGCGCAACCGGCACTACCGGCTGGTGTGGGAGCTGGAGAACCGCGATCTCGACCACGACGGTGTGCCCGACATCTACGAGTCTGGACAGGACTGA
- a CDS encoding class I SAM-dependent RNA methyltransferase: MSQGDTVELELTTGAAANGGSCVARHDGRVVFVRYALPGEVVRARVTGDRGSYWHAEAIEVLQPSPDRVASQCRIAGVGGAGCCDLAFATPEAARVLKGQVVANQLARLGDFHWDGVAEPLGDGVARGWRTRVRLDTTDAGLVGFHRYHSSELVTDLECAQLPPGMLDGLADVTWAPGAHVHVAVDDDGDRHVVQSGPRSGRKVSTRVIEGNYEAVQRVGDRVWRIPVTAFWQAHRDAARVYSGLIGQWAQLDTGMTAWDLYGGSGVFAAALAEGVGESGQVVTVDTSRGSSRAAHAALADLTCVSVVTDSVRRALSAQPRRADVAVLDPPRAGAGREVIEQLATAEVPRVIHIGCEAASFARDIGLYRKQGYDVEQLRVFDSFPLTHHVECVAILTR, translated from the coding sequence GTGAGTCAGGGGGATACGGTCGAGCTGGAACTGACCACCGGCGCGGCCGCCAACGGGGGTAGCTGCGTGGCACGCCACGACGGCCGGGTGGTGTTCGTGCGATACGCCCTGCCCGGTGAGGTGGTGCGGGCCCGGGTGACCGGCGACCGCGGATCGTATTGGCACGCAGAGGCAATCGAGGTTCTCCAGCCGTCACCGGACCGGGTGGCGTCACAGTGCCGGATCGCCGGCGTCGGCGGGGCCGGCTGCTGCGATCTGGCATTCGCCACGCCGGAGGCGGCCCGGGTGCTCAAGGGGCAGGTGGTGGCCAATCAGCTGGCCCGGCTCGGTGATTTCCATTGGGACGGGGTTGCCGAACCGCTCGGTGACGGCGTCGCGCGTGGCTGGCGCACCCGGGTGCGGCTGGACACCACCGATGCGGGCCTGGTGGGGTTCCACCGTTATCACAGTTCGGAACTCGTCACCGATCTGGAGTGCGCGCAGCTGCCGCCCGGCATGCTCGACGGGCTTGCGGATGTGACGTGGGCGCCGGGGGCCCATGTGCACGTGGCCGTCGACGACGACGGGGACCGCCACGTCGTGCAGTCCGGGCCGCGGTCGGGCCGCAAGGTCTCGACCCGGGTGATCGAGGGCAATTACGAAGCGGTGCAACGGGTCGGCGACCGGGTCTGGCGAATACCGGTGACGGCGTTCTGGCAGGCGCACCGCGACGCTGCCCGGGTGTACAGCGGCCTGATCGGTCAGTGGGCGCAGCTGGACACCGGGATGACGGCGTGGGATCTGTACGGCGGCTCGGGCGTTTTCGCGGCCGCGCTCGCCGAAGGCGTCGGCGAATCCGGGCAGGTGGTGACCGTCGACACGTCGCGTGGCTCGTCGCGGGCGGCGCACGCGGCGTTGGCCGACCTCACCTGCGTCTCGGTGGTCACCGACTCGGTCCGGCGGGCGCTGAGCGCACAGCCACGTCGCGCAGACGTCGCGGTGCTGGATCCGCCGCGAGCCGGTGCCGGCCGGGAGGTCATCGAACAGCTGGCGACCGCCGAAGTCCCGCGGGTGATCCACATCGGTTGTGAGGCAGCATCATTCGCCCGTGACATCGGGCTCTACCGCAAGCAGGGCTACGACGTCGAGCAGTTGCGGGTGTTCGACTCGTTCCCGCTCACCCATCACGTCGAGTGCGTCGCGATACTCACTCGCTGA
- a CDS encoding APC family permease has protein sequence MALVSKLSTAARRLVLGQPFRSDKLSHTLLPKRIALPVFASDAMSSVAYAPEEIFLVLSVAGLSAYAMAPWIGLAVALVMLVVVASYRQNVHAYPSGGGDYEVVTTNLGPTAGLTVASALLVDYVLTVAVSMASAMSNIGSAIPFVDTHKVWFAVAAIVLLASINLRGIRESGTAFAIPTYAFMFGMYIMLGWGLFQIYVLDIPLRAESAGFEVHNEHGKVLGFALVFLVARAFSSGCAALTGVEAISNGVPAFRKPKSRNAATTLAMLGLIAISLFMGIILLAKATGVKVADDPATQLVGAPHNYQQKTLVAQLADAVFHDFPIGLFLITGVTALILVLAANTAFNGFPVLGSILAQDRYLPRQLHTRGDRLAFSNGIVFLALAAIAFVVAFRAEVTALIQLYIVGVFVSFTLSQIGMVRHWTRHLRTETDPRVRRHMMRSRVINTIGFLATGAVLIVVLVTKFVAGAWIAILAMSSLFILMKAIHKHYDTVARELAEQEAEQGDVVLPSRNHAVVLVSKLHMPTLRALSYARATRPDVLEAITVNVDDSETRQLVHKWEDSDITVPLKVVASPYREVTRPVLDYVKRISKEAPRTVVTVFIPEYVVGHWWEQVLHNQSALRLKGRLLFMPNVMVTSVPWQLNSSERVHELQSQNAPGDVRRGFLE, from the coding sequence TTGGCACTCGTGTCTAAGCTTTCGACCGCCGCACGTCGGCTGGTCCTGGGGCAGCCGTTCCGCAGCGACAAGCTGAGTCACACGCTGCTGCCCAAGCGCATTGCCTTGCCGGTGTTCGCCTCCGACGCCATGTCATCGGTGGCCTACGCACCCGAGGAAATCTTCCTGGTGCTCTCGGTGGCGGGCCTGTCCGCCTACGCGATGGCGCCGTGGATCGGGCTGGCTGTCGCGCTGGTGATGCTCGTGGTGGTCGCCTCCTACCGGCAGAACGTGCACGCCTACCCGTCCGGCGGCGGCGACTACGAGGTGGTGACCACCAACCTCGGACCGACCGCGGGCCTGACCGTGGCCAGCGCCCTGCTGGTCGACTACGTGCTGACCGTCGCGGTGTCGATGGCCTCGGCGATGTCGAACATCGGGTCGGCAATCCCGTTCGTCGATACCCACAAGGTGTGGTTCGCGGTGGCGGCCATCGTGCTTCTCGCGTCGATCAACCTGCGCGGGATTCGCGAATCCGGCACCGCATTCGCGATTCCCACCTACGCGTTCATGTTCGGCATGTACATCATGCTCGGCTGGGGCCTGTTCCAGATCTACGTGCTCGACATCCCGCTGCGCGCCGAGTCGGCCGGCTTCGAGGTGCACAACGAGCACGGCAAGGTACTCGGCTTCGCCCTGGTGTTCCTGGTTGCGCGCGCGTTCTCCTCCGGCTGCGCCGCGCTGACCGGTGTCGAGGCGATCAGCAACGGTGTGCCCGCATTCCGGAAGCCCAAGTCGCGCAATGCAGCCACCACACTGGCGATGCTCGGCCTGATCGCCATCTCGCTGTTCATGGGCATCATCCTGCTGGCCAAGGCGACCGGGGTGAAGGTGGCTGATGATCCCGCGACCCAGCTGGTCGGCGCGCCGCACAACTATCAGCAGAAGACCCTGGTCGCCCAGCTGGCCGACGCGGTGTTCCACGACTTCCCGATCGGCCTGTTCCTGATCACCGGTGTCACCGCCCTGATCCTGGTGCTGGCGGCCAACACCGCCTTCAACGGGTTCCCGGTGCTGGGTTCGATCCTGGCTCAGGATCGTTACCTGCCCCGCCAGCTGCACACCCGCGGGGACCGGCTGGCGTTCTCTAACGGCATCGTGTTCCTGGCGTTGGCCGCGATCGCTTTCGTGGTGGCTTTCCGGGCCGAGGTGACCGCGCTCATCCAGCTCTACATCGTCGGCGTGTTCGTGTCGTTCACGCTCAGCCAGATCGGCATGGTCCGGCACTGGACGCGCCACTTGCGCACCGAAACCGATCCGCGCGTCCGTAGGCACATGATGCGCTCGCGGGTGATCAACACGATCGGCTTCCTCGCCACCGGCGCCGTGCTGATCGTGGTTCTGGTCACCAAGTTCGTCGCCGGCGCATGGATCGCAATCCTGGCCATGTCAAGCCTTTTCATTCTGATGAAGGCGATCCACAAGCATTACGACACCGTGGCCCGCGAGCTTGCCGAGCAGGAAGCCGAGCAGGGCGACGTGGTGCTGCCCAGCCGTAACCACGCGGTCGTGCTGGTCTCCAAGCTGCACATGCCGACGTTGCGCGCACTGTCTTATGCCAGGGCCACCCGGCCCGATGTGCTCGAAGCCATCACCGTCAACGTCGACGACTCCGAGACCCGCCAGCTGGTCCACAAGTGGGAAGACAGCGACATCACCGTCCCGCTGAAAGTCGTTGCCTCCCCGTATCGAGAGGTCACCCGTCCGGTACTCGACTACGTCAAGCGGATCAGCAAGGAAGCGCCGCGCACGGTGGTGACGGTCTTCATCCCGGAGTATGTGGTCGGCCACTGGTGGGAGCAGGTGCTGCACAATCAGAGCGCGTTGCGACTCAAGGGCCGACTGCTGTTCATGCCGAACGTGATGGTGACTTCGGTTCCGTGGCAACTCAATTCGTCGGAGCGCGTGCACGAGTTGCAGTCGCAGAACGCTCCGGGCGACGTACGACGGGGCTTCTTGGAGTGA
- a CDS encoding potassium channel family protein: MRVVVMGCGRVGASLADALSRIGHEVAIIDRDPTAFHRLSPDFSGERVLGMGFDREVLLRSGIQNADAFAAVSSGDNSNIISARVARETFGVQRVVARIYDAKRAAVYERLGIPTVATVPWTTDRLLGALVRDTETTKWRDPTGTMAVAEVVLHEGWVGHRLTSLEEATGARVAFVVRFGTGILPEPKTVLQAGDQVYIAAVSGRAAEALAIAALPPGPDVGEGH; encoded by the coding sequence GTGCGGGTAGTGGTGATGGGATGCGGCCGCGTCGGCGCCTCGCTGGCCGACGCGCTGTCCCGGATCGGCCATGAGGTGGCGATCATCGACCGGGACCCGACGGCCTTCCACCGGCTGTCCCCCGACTTCTCCGGCGAGCGGGTGCTGGGCATGGGATTCGACCGAGAAGTTCTGCTGCGCTCGGGAATCCAGAACGCCGATGCGTTCGCCGCGGTGTCCTCCGGGGACAACTCCAACATCATCTCGGCGCGGGTCGCCCGCGAGACGTTCGGTGTGCAGCGCGTCGTCGCGCGGATCTACGACGCCAAGCGCGCTGCGGTCTACGAACGCCTCGGCATCCCGACGGTGGCCACTGTGCCGTGGACCACCGACCGGCTGCTGGGCGCGCTGGTGCGCGACACCGAGACCACCAAATGGCGTGATCCGACCGGCACGATGGCCGTCGCCGAAGTGGTGCTGCACGAGGGCTGGGTGGGTCACCGACTGACCTCGCTGGAGGAGGCAACCGGCGCCCGAGTCGCGTTCGTGGTGCGGTTCGGTACCGGCATCCTGCCCGAGCCCAAGACCGTGCTGCAGGCAGGCGACCAGGTGTACATCGCGGCGGTGTCCGGGCGCGCCGCCGAAGCGCTGGCCATCGCCGCGCTGCCACCCGGCCCTGACGTCGGAGAGGGGCACTGA
- a CDS encoding potassium channel family protein: protein MGDKRLKVAIAGAGAVGRSIARELLESEHDVTLIERNAEHLDVDAIPAAHWRLGDACEISLLESVHLQEFDVVVAATGDDKANVVLSLLAKTEFAVSRVVARVNDPRNEWLFDNSWGVDVAVSTPRMLASLVEEAVAVGDLVRLMQFRQGHANLVEITLPDDTPWGGRPVRKLILPRDATLVTILRGPRVIVPEADEPLEGGDELLFVAAPEVEDELRKTVLSASTG, encoded by the coding sequence ATGGGCGACAAACGGCTCAAAGTGGCGATCGCCGGGGCGGGCGCCGTCGGACGGTCGATTGCCCGCGAACTGCTCGAGAGCGAGCACGACGTGACGCTCATCGAGCGCAATGCCGAGCATCTCGACGTCGACGCCATCCCGGCCGCACACTGGCGCCTGGGCGACGCCTGCGAGATCAGCCTGCTGGAGTCGGTGCACCTGCAGGAGTTCGACGTCGTCGTCGCCGCCACCGGTGACGACAAGGCGAACGTAGTGCTGTCCTTGCTGGCCAAGACGGAGTTCGCGGTCTCCCGCGTCGTGGCCCGGGTCAACGATCCGCGCAACGAGTGGCTTTTCGACAACTCGTGGGGCGTCGACGTGGCGGTGTCGACGCCGCGGATGCTGGCCTCGCTGGTGGAGGAGGCCGTCGCGGTCGGCGACCTGGTGCGGCTCATGCAGTTCCGCCAGGGCCACGCCAACCTCGTCGAGATCACCCTGCCCGACGACACCCCGTGGGGTGGGCGGCCGGTCCGCAAGCTGATCCTGCCGCGAGACGCCACGCTGGTGACGATCCTGCGCGGGCCGCGGGTGATCGTGCCGGAGGCAGACGAGCCGCTGGAGGGTGGCGACGAGCTGCTGTTCGTGGCTGCCCCGGAAGTGGAAGACGAACTGCGCAAGACCGTGCTGTCGGCCTCGACCGGCTAG
- a CDS encoding MFS transporter: MVARDDRLLVAVAVLASFVAFLDGSVVNPALPAISAELGGGLVIQQWVVDGYLLTLGALILLAGAISDTFGRLTVLRAGLVVFGVASLLCAAAPSGLVLVAGRCFQGLGAAFLVPSSLAMLNARFTGAEQSRAIGVWTAWTGTAFVIGPLLGGVLVETLGWRWVFAVNVVPLAVTLTLTGKLTDQTPRTGARIDAVGAVLTAVGLSATVFAMIEQQRLGWHDPAVVTALIVGPASLIAFGWWERRARHPMLPPAVFSARNFTVGNLATVFLYAGISLGQLLVALFLQEVRGLSPAQAGLATLPVPVLSFMLAARFGELAGRYGPRRFMAAGPVIAAAGFGWMAMGAGNVWLQTLPGMALFGVGLSVAVSPLTAAVLAAVPTSQSGIGSAINNAVARVAGLIAIAFTAVIVGGAMTFDGFRQGVVTAAVLLVIAGIVSAVGIRDDVSALSAGSSAAAAACHDRDGPRPAPVYRD; encoded by the coding sequence GTGGTTGCGCGCGACGACCGTCTGCTCGTCGCGGTCGCGGTACTGGCGTCCTTCGTCGCATTTCTCGACGGTTCGGTGGTCAATCCGGCTCTGCCTGCCATCAGCGCCGAACTCGGCGGCGGCCTGGTCATCCAGCAGTGGGTCGTCGACGGATACCTGCTCACGCTCGGCGCGCTGATTCTGCTCGCCGGTGCGATCTCCGACACCTTCGGGCGGCTGACGGTTCTGCGTGCCGGGCTGGTGGTGTTCGGCGTCGCCTCACTGCTGTGCGCGGCAGCACCCAGTGGACTGGTGCTGGTCGCCGGCCGCTGCTTCCAGGGACTGGGTGCGGCTTTTCTGGTCCCCAGCTCACTGGCGATGCTCAACGCCCGGTTCACCGGCGCCGAGCAGTCCCGCGCGATCGGCGTCTGGACGGCCTGGACCGGCACCGCATTCGTCATCGGGCCGCTGCTGGGCGGTGTGCTCGTCGAAACCCTGGGCTGGCGGTGGGTGTTCGCCGTCAACGTTGTCCCGCTGGCGGTCACGCTGACCCTCACCGGCAAGCTGACCGATCAGACACCCCGGACGGGTGCGCGTATCGACGCCGTCGGCGCCGTCCTCACCGCGGTCGGGTTGAGCGCCACGGTCTTCGCGATGATCGAGCAGCAGCGGTTGGGCTGGCACGATCCGGCCGTCGTCACCGCGCTGATCGTCGGGCCCGCCAGTCTGATCGCATTCGGCTGGTGGGAACGCCGCGCGCGCCACCCGATGCTGCCGCCCGCGGTCTTCTCGGCGCGCAACTTCACGGTCGGCAACCTCGCCACGGTGTTCCTCTACGCGGGCATCTCGCTGGGCCAGCTGCTGGTGGCGTTGTTCCTTCAGGAGGTCCGGGGACTGTCGCCCGCGCAGGCCGGCCTGGCGACACTGCCGGTGCCCGTCCTCTCGTTCATGTTGGCGGCCCGGTTCGGTGAGCTCGCGGGCCGCTACGGACCGCGCCGCTTCATGGCGGCCGGACCGGTGATCGCCGCGGCAGGATTCGGATGGATGGCGATGGGCGCAGGCAACGTGTGGCTGCAGACGCTGCCGGGTATGGCGCTGTTCGGGGTGGGGCTCTCGGTTGCCGTGTCCCCGTTGACCGCTGCGGTGCTGGCCGCCGTCCCGACGTCGCAAAGCGGCATCGGCTCGGCGATCAACAACGCGGTCGCCCGGGTGGCGGGTCTGATCGCGATCGCGTTCACGGCGGTCATCGTCGGGGGCGCAATGACTTTCGACGGTTTTCGGCAGGGCGTGGTGACCGCAGCGGTGCTGCTCGTGATAGCGGGCATCGTCTCGGCGGTGGGCATCCGCGACGACGTGTCTGCGCTGTCCGCCGGGTCGTCGGCCGCCGCCGCGGCGTGCCACGACCGGGACGGGCCGCGCCCGGCGCCGGTGTACCGGGACTAG
- a CDS encoding DUF3159 domain-containing protein, translating into MSRPVEDSDRSQDAAADTPAVTPEEKTPAQELLAQMGGISGLIYSALPVAVLVPVNTAFGLVPAISAALGVAALILVWRLYRRDSVQPAISGFIGVGISALIAWLVGASKGYFLLGIWTSLIWAAVFALSVVIRRPIVGYVWSWVSNKDRAWRGSRRAVFAFDIATLTWVLVFASRFAVQRHLYDADQTGWLGVARIAMGWPLTAVAALVTYLAIREAQRAVHAAHARSHDGDVAPAED; encoded by the coding sequence TTGAGCCGTCCCGTCGAAGACAGCGATCGCAGTCAGGACGCCGCCGCCGACACCCCAGCGGTGACCCCCGAGGAGAAGACGCCCGCGCAGGAGCTGCTGGCCCAGATGGGCGGCATCAGCGGCCTGATCTACTCGGCGCTGCCGGTGGCGGTCCTGGTCCCGGTGAACACCGCCTTCGGCTTGGTGCCCGCGATCAGTGCCGCGCTCGGCGTCGCCGCCCTGATCCTGGTGTGGCGGCTCTACCGCCGCGATTCGGTGCAGCCCGCCATCTCGGGGTTCATCGGCGTGGGGATAAGCGCGCTGATCGCGTGGCTCGTCGGCGCGTCGAAGGGCTACTTCCTGCTTGGCATCTGGACGTCGCTGATCTGGGCGGCGGTGTTCGCACTCTCGGTCGTCATTCGCAGGCCGATCGTCGGATACGTCTGGAGCTGGGTCAGCAACAAGGACCGTGCGTGGCGCGGAAGCCGGCGCGCGGTGTTCGCCTTCGACATCGCGACGCTGACCTGGGTGCTGGTGTTCGCCTCCCGGTTCGCGGTGCAGCGTCACCTCTACGACGCCGATCAGACCGGCTGGCTCGGAGTGGCCCGGATCGCGATGGGCTGGCCGCTGACCGCGGTGGCCGCGCTGGTGACCTACCTGGCGATCCGCGAGGCGCAACGCGCCGTTCACGCTGCCCACGCACGTAGCCACGACGGCGACGTCGCGCCCGCCGAAGACTGA
- a CDS encoding OB-fold nucleic acid binding domain-containing protein — protein sequence MATAESFVRRLTRRLTEDPEQRDVEELTDEAAGTGAQRAIDCQRGQEVTMVGTLRSVETNAKGCAGGVRAELFDGTDTVTLVWLGQRRIAGIESGRALRVRGRLGTLENGTKAIYNPHYEIQT from the coding sequence ATGGCTACGGCCGAAAGTTTCGTCCGACGTCTCACTCGTCGGTTGACGGAAGACCCTGAGCAGCGCGACGTCGAGGAACTCACCGACGAAGCCGCCGGAACCGGCGCCCAGCGAGCAATCGATTGCCAGCGCGGCCAAGAGGTCACCATGGTGGGCACCTTGCGCAGTGTCGAGACCAACGCCAAGGGGTGCGCAGGTGGTGTGCGCGCCGAGCTGTTCGACGGAACCGACACCGTCACGCTGGTCTGGCTGGGACAGCGCCGTATCGCCGGCATCGAGTCGGGTCGTGCCCTGCGAGTGCGCGGCCGGCTCGGCACCCTCGAGAACGGCACGAAGGCCATCTACAACCCGCACTACGAGATCCAGACTTGA
- a CDS encoding alpha/beta fold hydrolase has product MTITFRGVTAVLLPGTGSDDDYVYRAFAGPLHGVGAVVTTPAPQPARLIDGYLEALDDAARNAPIIVGGVSIGAAVTLAWALAHPQHAVAVLAALPAWSGAAQSAPAALSARHTAHQLRTEGLVATTTQMRASSPGWLADELARSWLGQWPDLPDAMEAAARYVAPSIAEMGRLSVPMGVAGATDDPIHPLEVALEWVAAAPRAALRTVSLADFGPKPELLGSACLAALTDAEG; this is encoded by the coding sequence ATGACGATCACTTTTCGCGGTGTCACGGCGGTGCTGCTGCCCGGCACGGGAAGCGATGACGACTACGTGTACCGGGCGTTCGCCGGCCCCCTGCACGGCGTCGGCGCCGTGGTCACGACGCCCGCTCCGCAGCCCGCCCGGCTGATCGACGGCTACCTCGAAGCGCTCGACGATGCCGCCCGGAACGCCCCGATCATCGTCGGGGGGGTGTCGATCGGGGCGGCCGTGACACTGGCGTGGGCGCTGGCCCACCCGCAACACGCGGTCGCGGTGCTGGCCGCCCTGCCGGCCTGGAGCGGCGCTGCCCAATCCGCTCCTGCCGCGCTCTCAGCCCGCCACACCGCGCATCAGCTGCGCACCGAGGGACTGGTCGCGACCACCACGCAGATGCGCGCGTCCAGCCCGGGTTGGCTGGCCGACGAGCTGGCCCGAAGCTGGCTGGGTCAGTGGCCGGATCTGCCCGACGCGATGGAGGCCGCGGCGCGGTATGTCGCGCCGAGCATCGCCGAGATGGGACGGCTGAGTGTGCCGATGGGGGTGGCGGGGGCGACCGACGACCCGATCCATCCGTTGGAGGTGGCACTGGAATGGGTTGCGGCGGCGCCGCGAGCGGCACTGCGGACGGTCAGCCTCGCCGACTTCGGGCCGAAGCCGGAGCTTCTGGGTTCGGCGTGTCTGGCGGCGTTGACCGACGCCGAGGGCTGA
- a CDS encoding DUF3710 domain-containing protein: protein MAFGRRKNESDSGADQAAKDAVVQDPVADDADDADDVDDGYDGGPFDVEDFDNPADAAEARLDLGSVLVPMPSAGQIQVELNEVGVPSAVWVVTPHGRFTIAAYAAPKSPGLWREVASELADSLRKDNAQVSIEDGPWGREVVGTGAGVVRFIGVDGYRWMIRCVVNGAPEAMANLVAEAREALSDTVVRRGETPLPVRTPLQVQLPEPMLEQLRQAAAQQAQMAAAQQAIVQEQQGQAQPPTERRSASGSAMQQLRSSSTGG, encoded by the coding sequence ATGGCATTCGGCAGACGTAAGAACGAATCAGACAGCGGCGCGGACCAGGCGGCAAAGGACGCAGTGGTCCAGGACCCCGTTGCCGACGACGCCGACGACGCCGATGACGTCGATGACGGTTATGACGGCGGCCCGTTCGACGTCGAGGACTTCGACAACCCGGCCGATGCCGCCGAAGCCCGCCTGGACCTCGGTTCGGTGCTGGTGCCGATGCCGTCGGCCGGCCAGATCCAGGTCGAGTTGAACGAGGTGGGCGTTCCCAGCGCGGTCTGGGTGGTCACGCCGCACGGCCGGTTCACGATCGCCGCCTACGCGGCGCCGAAGTCGCCCGGGCTGTGGCGTGAGGTGGCCAGCGAGCTGGCGGACTCGTTGCGCAAGGACAACGCACAGGTCTCCATCGAGGACGGTCCCTGGGGCCGCGAGGTGGTCGGTACTGGCGCCGGCGTGGTGCGCTTCATCGGCGTCGACGGCTATCGGTGGATGATCCGCTGCGTGGTCAACGGCGCTCCGGAGGCCATGGCCAACCTGGTTGCCGAGGCGCGGGAAGCCTTGAGTGACACCGTCGTTCGTCGCGGTGAAACGCCGCTGCCGGTCCGTACCCCGCTCCAGGTCCAGTTGCCCGAACCGATGCTCGAGCAGCTGCGTCAGGCCGCCGCCCAGCAGGCTCAAATGGCGGCGGCGCAGCAGGCCATCGTTCAGGAGCAGCAGGGCCAGGCCCAGCCGCCGACCGAGCGGCGCAGCGCATCCGGTTCGGCAATGCAGCAGCTGCGCAGCTCCAGCACCGGGGGCTGA
- the dut gene encoding dUTP diphosphatase, producing MPTPLAVVRLDRDLPMPSRAHDGDAGVDLFSARDVDLAPGERALVATGIAVAIPHGMVGLVHPRSGLAARVGLSIVNSPGTIDAGYRGEVKISLINLDPATPISIRRGDRIAQLLVQRVELPELVEVASFDEAGLADTTRGEGGHGSSGGHASL from the coding sequence GTGCCGACTCCTCTCGCGGTGGTTCGCCTTGACCGCGATCTCCCAATGCCCAGCCGCGCCCACGACGGCGACGCGGGCGTGGATTTGTTCAGCGCCCGCGACGTCGACCTGGCGCCCGGTGAGCGCGCGCTGGTAGCCACCGGCATCGCCGTGGCCATTCCGCACGGCATGGTCGGACTGGTCCACCCGCGGTCCGGTTTGGCTGCGCGCGTTGGCCTTTCAATCGTCAACAGCCCCGGCACGATCGACGCCGGTTATCGCGGCGAAGTCAAGATCTCGTTGATCAACCTCGACCCCGCGACGCCGATCTCGATCCGGCGTGGCGACCGCATTGCCCAATTGCTGGTCCAGCGGGTCGAACTTCCAGAGCTGGTCGAGGTGGCCTCGTTCGACGAGGCCGGACTGGCTGACACCACCCGTGGCGAAGGCGGCCACGGATCCTCCGGCGGACATGCGAGTTTGTGA